A segment of the Lentisphaera araneosa HTCC2155 genome:
TGCATCAATATGACAGCTCACGTGAGAAGCTGGATTTATGTTGTCATCGGAGAGGTAAAGCTCAATAGCATGCCTCCGGAACTCCAGGCAATTGTTAAGCAAGCGGCAGTGGATATGCAGACTTATGAAAACGAACTCTTTTTAGCAGAAGAAGAAAAGCTCAAAGAAAAACTCACTAAGGCGGGTATGACTTTGGTTGACTCCGATCAAAAGGCCTTTGCGGAAATCGCCAAAGTAGCCGTTATGGAAAGTTTAACAGCTGAACAAAAGGCTCTTCTTGAAAAAATCAAAAACTAAAACTTGTAAAGCCTTAGTGGATGGCATTTTAAAATGTCTGCAGCTTTTCTTCAATAGCCTCGCTGTTTTGTGCTTAGGCGGCATCATTTTTGTGGTCTTATTTCAAATTATTGCGCGCTACGCTTTACCACAAGCGCCCGTGTGGACGGAAGAGTTGTCGCGCTTTCTTTTTATCTTCTCAATTGTCTTTGCATCGGCTACGGTGATCATTAAGGGACGTCATGTGAACCTGGAATTATTTCATCATCGTTTATCGAAAAAAGGCACTTTGATTTGCAATTTGTTTTTTAATTTTTTACTGACGGGTTTCAGTGTCATTATTATTCCTTTTGCCTGGAAGTACACTCAAGTAGGCAGTCGCCAAACATCACCAGCCATGACAGTGAATATGAGTCTCATTTTTTCGTCGACAGTTATTTTCTTTGGCCTCGTCGCTCTTTGTACCATCCTATTAATTTTGAGAGATGCTTTATCACTCATGATCAAAGAGGAGGTTTAAGATGGAAATTGGATTACTACTAGGGATTTTTGCCGTATTGCTTTTTATTGGCTTTCCCATTGCTTTTTCATTAGGTATATCCACAATGACCTACCTTATTATGGCTGATATACCCCTCACCATTTTACCTCAACGTTTTTATGCGGGTATGGACTCTTTTGTACTCCTTTGTATACCCGGATTTATCCTTGCAGGGAATTTGATGAATGCGGGTGATATAACTAATAAAATAATTAAATTCAGTGATGCCTTATTTGGGCATATACGCGGAGGCCTCGGCCTCGCCAATGTCGGCGGCTCCATGATCTTTGGCGGTATTTCAGGCACGGCGATTGCCGACACGACTAGTATTGGGGCAGTGATGATCCCAGGTATGGCTAAGCGTGGTTACGATAAGCCTTTCGCGGCTGCGGTTACGGCTGCATCATCTACTGTAGGACCGATTATTCCTCCAAGTGTGCCGATGATTATCGTGGGTTCTTTGACTAGTATTTCAGTGGGAAAAATGTTCTTGGCGGGAGCGATCCCCGGTTTGTTGCTTGGTGCTGCGATGCTCGCAACGACCTACATTATTTCCATTATGAAAAATTATCCCAAGGGAGAGAAGTTTAGCTTTAAGCGCCTCCTACTGGAAGGAAAGGCCGCTTTTTGGGCACTGCTTCTCGTGGTGATAATTCTTTACGGCATCATCGGCGGGATCTTTACGCCTACGGAGGCCTCGATTGTAGCGTCTCTTTATGCTTTGTTTGTGGGTTTATTTGTGTACAAGACACTGAGTTTTAAAAAGCTCCCGATAATTTTACTTGATACGGTTTTGGGAACCGCGGCCTTAATGACCTTGGTGGGCATGGCGAATGTTTTTGCGTGGATTCTCGCCAGTGAAAATATTCCTCAAATGCTCGCTAATGGAATTTTATCAATAACTGATAATCCCATTTTGGTGATCCTCTTTATCAATATTCTCTTGCTTTTTGTTGGGAGTTTTATGGAGACAATTGCGGCACTTATTATTCTTTTTCCTTCACTCTTAAAAGTAGCCGAGGGCGTAGGAATGGATCCAGTTCACTTTGGTGTGATGGCGGTGCTCAACCTAATGATTGGTTTAACTACACCTCCGGTAGGTGTTTGTCTCTTTGTTGCTTCTGAAATAGCCGAGACACCGCTGAAAAAAGTGATCAAGGCTTTATTTCCTTATTTAGCCTGTAACTTAATTGTTCTGTTGTTGGTGGCCTACATACCACAGATTTCGCTGTGGTTACCAAGTTTGTTTAAGTAAGAGAAGGTATCGGCGCTGGCTCAAGGTATCGCCGCCGGCTCAAGGTATCGCCGCTGGCTC
Coding sequences within it:
- a CDS encoding TRAP transporter small permease translates to MKKSKTKTCKALVDGILKCLQLFFNSLAVLCLGGIIFVVLFQIIARYALPQAPVWTEELSRFLFIFSIVFASATVIIKGRHVNLELFHHRLSKKGTLICNLFFNFLLTGFSVIIIPFAWKYTQVGSRQTSPAMTVNMSLIFSSTVIFFGLVALCTILLILRDALSLMIKEEV
- a CDS encoding TRAP transporter large permease encodes the protein MEIGLLLGIFAVLLFIGFPIAFSLGISTMTYLIMADIPLTILPQRFYAGMDSFVLLCIPGFILAGNLMNAGDITNKIIKFSDALFGHIRGGLGLANVGGSMIFGGISGTAIADTTSIGAVMIPGMAKRGYDKPFAAAVTAASSTVGPIIPPSVPMIIVGSLTSISVGKMFLAGAIPGLLLGAAMLATTYIISIMKNYPKGEKFSFKRLLLEGKAAFWALLLVVIILYGIIGGIFTPTEASIVASLYALFVGLFVYKTLSFKKLPIILLDTVLGTAALMTLVGMANVFAWILASENIPQMLANGILSITDNPILVILFINILLLFVGSFMETIAALIILFPSLLKVAEGVGMDPVHFGVMAVLNLMIGLTTPPVGVCLFVASEIAETPLKKVIKALFPYLACNLIVLLLVAYIPQISLWLPSLFK